CCTAGTCTCTCTTTACTTAAGCGTCAGCCTGTTTTCCAGGACTGTCAAGGCTCACAGATGTCTTACCATCCACCCCTGACTGAAGAGCTATTCCATATTCTAAGTTTTACACGCCTTCGCATACGGTGGTGTAAATGTTTTTGGTCTAAAAACTTGGTGTTtgcatgcaaatgtgcacatgctgttttttcatgtaTGCTGCAATAAAATCACCTGGAGCTTCTTTCTCACAGTGGTTGTTAATTAATGTTGGAAAACTGCATCATCTGGCCATGAAAAAAGTCATTAGAAAAGAAGCAAACTGTTTTCCTAAAATCCAGTTTCCTTCCCTCAAGTCAGTTACTGCCTTGTTTTTACAGCCAAGTTGCTTAACAGCTTATGTTAGCCATTAGCTAGGATGATGGTTGGAACTCTAGGATGATGCAGTTGTTTTCATAAATGAGACTGCTCAAAGCAAttcccagagagagagatgtatgatgtgtatttgtgtctgcaTGCGGGTGTGCTGACCTTAGGCCGGTCCCATGCAGTGGGCAGCAGGTGGTTCCAGTAAGGGGCAGCTTTAGCATCAGTGCTGCGACATGAGGCCGGGCCAAGCCCTGGAGCCAGCAATGACAGCCTGCTTCTCTTGGATGTGGAGGGTCCCTCGTCTTCTGAACATGAGTCCCCTGTGTCGCTCGGGGACAGAAGCCTCTTTTTGGCTGGCCAgtggcctccagaggagagacGGTGGCCGTTAGTACTGGGGGTTTTCTCCCAGGAAGCCAGGCcattagaggaggaggaagcagcctGGGTGGCACTTCGCTCTGGTGGGGAGGATTCAAGTCCAACTTCCCATTCGGTGGCCTCGCCTggttcctgcagctctgtgtggtgtggaggGGAGAAAGGGCCTGGAGGGCTGGTGGGACTGGCAGGGTTGGGAGTCTCGTACGTGGACATTTCATATAAGTAGGGACTGGGCTGGCCTCCAGATGAGCCATTACTACAGCTCTCATTTCCAGGGCTCCCTAGAGAGTAGGTGGGTGTGTGGCCCCCATTAGGTGCCTCAGTCCTGGCTGAGCCTCCGATGGAATGGCCCTGGTCACATAGATGACCGTGTGGGTCACACATTGGGGGGGATTTAGGTGAGAGTGGAGCAAACACATCAGGAATGGGCCTGTCATGATTGTGCTGAGTTGGGCGTCGGGAGGGGTTGTGGCTTGGGGAGAGGGGTGGAGACCTTGGTGACAGTCCCCCCTCAGAGTCTCTGTGCTCCATCTGTGTGCAAGGGTATACAGAACCAGGCCCACCAGGGCCCATCGCTAACCCCATCCCAACACCTTGAGCTGGAGCTGGCCCACATAGCACTCCTCCCTCCAACGCCTCCTTATCTGAGGAGTCCCCCAGGTGGGGGCGCTTATGAGTCAACTGGGGCTCCTCTAGCCCCCTTTTCACGCCCAACCGGACAGGCCTCTGTTGGGTATCAGTGTGGGATTCTGTGGAGGTAGAAAATCCCCCCAGCTGGGAGAAAATGGAGAGCTGGTAGACCTTTTGGAGCCGCAGCTCCTCCTGTCCAAAGTGCCTGGGTGCCCCTGGTCTGACCCCAGGGTCTAGGCCCTGTGTTGGAGCTGTAGGTGGAGGCAGGTCCCCCTCCTGGGCTGGAAGCTCTAATGGAGCCTTTTTGTGGGCTAACTCCACGTGAATGTGCCGCATGGTTTCTATGATGGAGGATAAGAGTCTTGACTAAGTTTTGTGCCACAGGGTCAAGTAGGTCCTCACAAGTGCCAGGAAGCAGAGCAAGATGTTCCACAGGAATAGGAAGTCCTATAGTTCCTGCTCTGATGTTGTCAAATAGTGTGAATCAGGAAGCTGAGCCGCACAGCACCTGAGAGGAACAAAATATAGTGCCACTAGTCAGGATGGATTTTCATGAAGTGATTAATGATGGTAGACCGTATGAGTGATGGAAAACATAAAATGGCATGAAAATTTTCAAAGGACAAGTCCTCaacaacagtgtgaaaatatttaggGTCTCTGGGTTCAAAAAATAGTCACTTTAACCAACACTTCTGTTGCATTACATGACAAATGTTATGACTTTTGAATAGAAATCAATGCAACTCATATAGTATGTCTTTTACTGTCTTTTACAGTTCTCCACATAGCagtactgactgactgtcataGACATACAGCATGAATCACACCAAGCAATAAATCATATCCATAAACAGTGAGTCAATTCATGTCACTGTATGTGAATATGATGTACTGGTTCTGTACATGCTCACTTCAGCCAGGCGTTACCTAACACACCCATCCAATTTTTACCTCAGAAGAAGTGCAGGACTATAtgataaaaacatttctttattgcGAGTGCAAAGGAATGGCATGCCTCAAACTGTTGCCTTTGACACACTTTGACACTTAAAATGACTTCACTATGTCACAGTGGTATCTGAACAAGGCAGAGGTAGTGCACCTTTTCCGCCTTCAGAAAATATTCTTggcacaaaaacagagaggaaatcaGGTATTTATATTTATAGTTTGACTTAACATAACATATAAACACTACTCAGGATCTTTCATCTCTGAAACAGCatgaaaatgcagctttttgcaTTAACTACATTAATGGGCCactatatataatataattCATGTAAGACATGAGCCTAATTTGTCTCCTGGTTAATTAAAGACAGTGTACAAAATCTGTATCTCACCTCTGTGCCCGTCCTTGTCTAATCCTGCCCGTGTGGACAACCTGCATCTGGCACAACATCTGGAGGTTGTGTCTAAAATGGCCTACTAAAGGAACCCGTCTATCTCCATGGCAGCTGCCACGAAACGACGCCAACATCCCAAGTCGGGTAATCAGGAAACAGTAAGGACTCCAGTGGAAGCAGGAGTGAAGGAGCTGGGCACAGGAGCTACGACctgaggagaaataaaaaaaggttgGTGGTTTGTCGGTGAAGAAAGTCAAACTAACACCATGGTAGATACAATTCATGTGGAATACACCATCGCAAGAAAACTGTGATACACAGAATGGTCTGCAAGTGACTTAGaaatcttaaaaacacaaacaataaaacttACCAGAGGGGCGGAGTGTCAGTAATGCAGGAGGCTCTTGAGAGGAAATGTTTCTGAACAGGAATCTGAGGTGACTCAATTGGGGCTccctctgtgattggctgatagCCAGACACGCTCTCCTTGGTCACCTGGGTGTAGGGTGTGGCACAGTGTGGCATCATGACAGGGTCATTCCACCCAGAATCcctgaagagacagagagccatGGAAACATATCAAAACAGTGGTGAGTGAGTTGCTTTTCCTTACAccctgcaaatacacacacacacacacacacacacacacacacacacacacacacacacacacacgttgacaGATGTACGGATGTACACATGTGAGTATATctgaacagacagaggaggcacaCAAACACGGCAAGGAAGGAAGTCGATATTTAAGTCTGTTACTGgatgaagaaaagacaaatcaaTGAAATAATTAATACATTTCCTCATCATGTTAGTATTCAATAATTCAACCGAGGAAGAGATTTTACTCCCACCCTTTTTTTCATGACCAAAACACCGTGTTTTGAGTACAAAAACCCAAACACTCCGGGCTGATGATCAAACGTGGATTAGCAGTGAGTTGATATTTCCAGTTCTAACTTGGCACTAAATGGTGCAAGGCCAAGAGAAGCAGGACGTTTCCCGACCCACTTGGACCAGAACTTGGGAATGTGGAGCAGGGGGGAGTCGCAGTGAGCAGTCGCCACGGCAACCAGTAGCCCAAGGATAACGGCTCCTTTGTGCTTGGccacaaagagggagaaagagaaagcaagagagagagggtggacgGTGGGGGGTGCTGGGGGGCAGGGAAGGGCGGCAAAGATGCTCCTCCAAGAAAATATCTACTAACACAACAAAATGGCTGTGTGTACAACCATTCAAAAAAATTCAACACACCGTGATAAAGGCTGAT
This Chaetodon auriga isolate fChaAug3 chromosome 5, fChaAug3.hap1, whole genome shotgun sequence DNA region includes the following protein-coding sequences:
- the atosb gene encoding atos homolog protein B → MRHIHVELAHKKAPLELPAQEGDLPPPTAPTQGLDPGVRPGAPRHFGQEELRLQKVYQLSIFSQLGGFSTSTESHTDTQQRPVRLGVKRGLEEPQLTHKRPHLGDSSDKEALEGGVLCGPAPAQGVGMGLAMGPGGPGSVYPCTQMEHRDSEGGLSPRSPPLSPSHNPSRRPTQHNHDRPIPDVFAPLSPKSPPMCDPHGHLCDQGHSIGGSARTEAPNGGHTPTYSLGSPGNESCSNGSSGGQPSPYLYEMSTYETPNPASPTSPPGPFSPPHHTELQEPGEATEWEVGLESSPPERSATQAASSSSNGLASWEKTPSTNGHRLSSGGHWPAKKRLLSPSDTGDSCSEDEGPSTSKRSRLSLLAPGLGPASCRSTDAKAAPYWNHLLPTAWDRPKTAADCTRSGRRLKSGLRLKSRQLRSGRHTDTGRSTRSSWPSSSISRSLLGNFEESILKGRFSPSGRIEGFTAEIGASGSYCPQHVTLPVQVTYYDISEHSAPSPFLGVISLEPLGKKGYSIPKAGTIQVTLFNPNKTVVKMFLVTYNFGDMPVNHMTFLRHRIFLVPVEEGVEGKGEASPGGGVLDRKKILCYLIHLRFQSSKSGKIYLHNDIRLLFSRKSIEVDTGIPYELKSFTEVPRNPKYSPRV